A stretch of Dietzia lutea DNA encodes these proteins:
- a CDS encoding mechanosensitive ion channel family protein yields the protein MSDVTQQWLVEKPVTIAIYIVLALVVRWLLHRGIDRVTTPSKDGSVSAWRRRRQERTDRRDEASGSVHDPDGDDGDVSADESGGLTAARLKKHDRRRDAEHVRAEQRRAQRRAQRMATIGSVLKSLVSFVVLVWVVLQTLAILGVNVAPFIASAGIVGVALGFGAQTLVRDFLSGLFMLFEDQYGVGDWVDLGVAEGTVEHVGLRITSLRDLHGTLWYCRNGDIARVGNYSQDFGVAFLEIPVSYTADVDRACTVAIETAKQAAAEEPIASNLISGPELQGVNALDADFWSLRMTAVTQANAQWATERELRRRIRNAFDEAGIDAPYPEGLPVSAMRAMAAE from the coding sequence ATGAGCGACGTGACCCAGCAGTGGCTGGTCGAGAAACCCGTCACGATCGCCATCTACATCGTGCTGGCCCTGGTGGTGCGCTGGCTGCTGCACCGCGGCATCGACCGGGTCACCACCCCGTCCAAGGACGGGTCGGTCTCCGCGTGGCGGCGACGCCGCCAGGAGAGGACCGACCGGCGCGACGAGGCGTCCGGGTCGGTGCACGACCCGGACGGCGACGACGGTGACGTGAGCGCGGACGAGAGCGGCGGCCTCACCGCCGCGCGGCTGAAGAAGCACGACCGCCGCCGCGACGCCGAGCACGTGCGCGCCGAACAGCGCCGCGCGCAGCGGCGGGCCCAGCGGATGGCGACCATCGGCTCGGTGCTCAAGTCGCTCGTGTCGTTCGTCGTGCTCGTCTGGGTGGTCCTGCAGACCCTGGCCATCCTCGGCGTCAACGTCGCGCCGTTCATCGCCTCCGCGGGGATCGTGGGCGTCGCGCTGGGCTTCGGCGCCCAGACCCTCGTCCGCGACTTCCTGTCCGGGCTGTTCATGCTCTTCGAGGACCAGTACGGCGTCGGCGACTGGGTGGACCTCGGCGTGGCTGAGGGCACCGTCGAGCACGTCGGCCTGCGCATCACCTCGCTGCGCGACCTGCACGGCACGCTGTGGTACTGCCGCAACGGCGACATCGCCCGCGTCGGCAACTACAGCCAGGACTTCGGCGTGGCGTTCCTCGAGATCCCGGTGTCCTACACCGCCGACGTCGACCGGGCGTGCACCGTGGCGATCGAGACCGCCAAGCAGGCGGCGGCCGAGGAGCCCATCGCCTCGAACCTCATCTCCGGGCCGGAACTGCAGGGCGTCAACGCGCTGGACGCGGACTTCTGGTCGCTGCGGATGACCGCCGTGACGCAGGCCAACGCGCAGTGGGCCACCGAGCGGGAGCTGCGCCGCCGGATCCGCAATGCCTTCGACGAGGCCGGGATCGACGCGCCCTACCCGGAGGGCCTGCCGGTCTCCGCGATGCGGGCGATGGCGGCCGAGTGA
- a CDS encoding DoxX family protein, with protein METLRDVAILLARVGIGVVFVAHGWQKFFTLGLARVGEQFAGYGIPQPEVTAAIVAGVELVAGVALVAGLLTPLAGILLGVDMAGALYFVHATHGPFVTQNGWELVVALGVGAPLIAAVGAGRFSIDRVLGG; from the coding sequence ATGGAGACCCTCCGGGACGTCGCCATCCTGCTGGCCCGCGTGGGTATCGGCGTGGTGTTCGTCGCGCACGGGTGGCAGAAGTTCTTCACCCTCGGTCTGGCGCGGGTGGGGGAGCAGTTCGCGGGCTACGGCATTCCGCAGCCGGAGGTGACCGCCGCGATCGTCGCCGGGGTCGAACTCGTGGCCGGGGTCGCCCTCGTCGCAGGACTGCTCACCCCGCTCGCCGGGATCCTCCTCGGCGTGGACATGGCCGGCGCCCTGTACTTCGTGCACGCCACCCACGGCCCGTTCGTCACGCAGAACGGCTGGGAGCTCGTCGTGGCCCTCGGCGTTGGGGCGCCGCTCATCGCGGCCGTCGGCGCCGGGAGGTTCAGTATCGACAGGGTGCTGGGCGGCTGA
- a CDS encoding SDR family oxidoreductase, which yields MSRRRIREYRSKVCVVTGAASGIGRSTAIRLAREGARLVLTDRDADGLASAEQSCRDAGAPVLAGEALDITDHDAVLGFGERVIAAHGAPDAVFHVAGNSAWGRPDLLEHRVWRSMVEVNLMGTVHVVEAFVPAMMTAGKPSALALVSSAAGLLGLPWHAAYSAAKFGIRGIAEVLRFDLAPYDIGVHLVCPGGVNTPLVETIEIAGVDRSMPEVARTVDQFRRHAVTPDEAAEKMLEGVRKGRYIVYTSPDVRLGFAAQRLAPPLYNLAMTLLNRRITKVGQGILP from the coding sequence ATGTCGAGGCGACGCATCAGGGAGTACCGGAGCAAGGTCTGCGTGGTGACAGGCGCGGCCAGCGGGATCGGCCGGTCGACGGCGATCCGACTCGCCCGTGAGGGGGCCCGGCTCGTCCTCACCGACCGTGACGCCGACGGACTGGCCTCGGCCGAGCAGTCCTGCCGGGACGCGGGTGCGCCCGTCCTGGCCGGCGAGGCGCTCGACATCACCGACCACGACGCCGTCCTCGGCTTCGGCGAACGGGTCATCGCCGCGCACGGGGCCCCCGACGCGGTCTTCCACGTGGCGGGCAACTCGGCCTGGGGGCGACCCGACCTGCTCGAGCACCGCGTGTGGAGGTCGATGGTCGAGGTCAACCTCATGGGCACCGTCCACGTCGTGGAGGCGTTCGTGCCGGCCATGATGACGGCCGGCAAGCCCTCGGCCCTCGCCCTGGTCTCCTCGGCCGCCGGACTGCTCGGCCTGCCGTGGCACGCCGCCTACAGCGCCGCCAAGTTCGGCATCCGCGGGATCGCCGAGGTCCTGCGCTTCGACCTGGCGCCCTACGACATCGGGGTCCACCTGGTCTGCCCCGGCGGCGTCAATACCCCTCTGGTCGAGACTATCGAGATCGCGGGCGTCGACCGCTCGATGCCGGAGGTCGCCAGGACCGTGGACCAGTTCCGGCGTCACGCCGTCACCCCGGACGAGGCCGCCGAGAAGATGCTCGAGGGGGTGCGCAAGGGCCGCTACATCGTCTACACCTCGCCGGACGTCCGCCTGGGATTCGCGGCGCAGAGGCTCGCCCCGCCGCTGTACAACCTGGCGATGACGCTGCTCAACCGCCGGATCACCAAGGTCGGACAGGGCATCCTCCCGTGA
- a CDS encoding NADH:flavin oxidoreductase, producing MTLAPGTPAPDVFSPGRIGNVTLRNRIVKAATFEGRCPRGRITDELIEFHTEYARGGVGMTTVAYLATSPEGRTDKHQYHWGMDDGGMLRKLTDSVHNEGAAISAQVGHAGAVANGASNGMTPLGPSRIPAPTGLAITKACTPADIDRIVEDHVRAARGAYEAGFDAIEVHFGHNYLVSEFLSPRLNRRKDSYGGSLENRARFARRIGRAIRDAMGDKIAVTMKLNMDDGVPGGFWIDEARQVARWLEQDGSADALVMTVGSSLLNPIYLFKGDAPLEEFAATQPPVIKMGMKVVGPKMFKEYPYTDAYMFDDARQIREAVDLPMMLLGGIVDRPSIDKAMNAGFEFVAMGRGLLREPDFPNKLREDERRRSLCVHCNRCMATIYSGSRCVLREYVPPIPPRGGHDTLQATSLTPQV from the coding sequence ATGACTCTCGCGCCCGGAACGCCCGCCCCCGACGTCTTCAGCCCCGGCAGGATCGGCAACGTGACGCTGCGGAACCGCATCGTCAAGGCCGCCACCTTCGAGGGCCGGTGTCCCCGTGGGCGGATCACCGACGAGCTCATCGAGTTCCACACCGAGTACGCCCGCGGCGGGGTCGGCATGACGACCGTGGCGTACCTCGCGACGTCCCCCGAGGGACGCACCGACAAGCACCAGTACCACTGGGGCATGGACGACGGCGGGATGCTGCGCAAGCTCACCGACTCGGTCCACAACGAGGGCGCCGCGATCTCCGCCCAGGTCGGCCACGCCGGCGCCGTCGCCAACGGTGCCTCCAACGGAATGACCCCGCTCGGTCCGTCGCGCATCCCCGCGCCCACCGGCCTGGCCATCACCAAGGCGTGCACCCCGGCCGACATCGACCGGATCGTCGAGGACCACGTCCGTGCCGCGCGTGGCGCCTACGAGGCCGGCTTCGACGCCATCGAGGTGCACTTCGGTCACAATTACCTCGTCAGCGAGTTCCTCAGCCCGAGACTCAACCGCCGCAAGGACTCCTACGGCGGGTCGCTGGAGAACCGCGCCCGCTTTGCCCGCCGTATCGGCCGCGCCATCCGCGACGCCATGGGCGACAAGATCGCCGTGACGATGAAGCTCAACATGGACGACGGTGTGCCCGGCGGCTTCTGGATCGACGAGGCGCGGCAGGTCGCCAGGTGGCTGGAACAGGACGGCTCGGCCGACGCGTTGGTGATGACCGTCGGCAGCTCCCTGCTCAACCCCATCTACCTGTTCAAGGGCGACGCGCCGCTCGAGGAGTTCGCCGCCACCCAGCCCCCCGTGATCAAGATGGGCATGAAGGTCGTCGGACCGAAGATGTTCAAGGAGTACCCCTACACCGACGCGTACATGTTCGACGACGCCCGCCAGATCCGCGAGGCCGTCGACCTGCCGATGATGCTGCTCGGCGGCATCGTCGACCGGCCGTCCATCGACAAGGCGATGAACGCGGGGTTCGAGTTCGTCGCCATGGGCCGCGGCCTGCTGCGCGAGCCCGACTTCCCCAACAAGCTCAGGGAGGACGAGCGTCGTCGCTCGCTGTGTGTCCACTGCAACCGGTGCATGGCCACCATCTACAGCGGGAGCCGATGCGTACTGCGCGAGTACGTGCCTCCGATCCCGCCGCGCGGCGGCCACGACACGCTCCAGGCGACCAGCCTCACGCCGCAGGTCTGA
- a CDS encoding DMT family transporter, with protein sequence MAWGYLVVAICCELAATLSLRKAVDDARWYAAVVPGYLVAFVFLSLTLAAGMPLGVAYGIWTAAGVALAAVFSRLLFREPLTPMMGAGIVLIACGVLLVELGAGV encoded by the coding sequence ATGGCGTGGGGTTACCTCGTCGTCGCCATCTGTTGTGAGCTCGCGGCGACCCTCTCCCTCCGCAAGGCCGTCGACGACGCGCGGTGGTACGCCGCCGTCGTGCCCGGGTACCTGGTGGCCTTCGTGTTCCTGTCCCTCACCCTGGCCGCCGGCATGCCGCTCGGCGTGGCCTACGGCATCTGGACCGCCGCCGGTGTCGCCCTGGCCGCGGTGTTCAGCCGCCTGCTGTTCCGCGAGCCGCTCACGCCGATGATGGGTGCAGGGATCGTCCTCATCGCCTGCGGCGTGCTCCTCGTCGAGCTCGGAGCGGGCGTCTAG
- a CDS encoding DMT family transporter — MPGTSGRWLYLAAAIVCEVAGSLALKGALYRPALYVVVVIGYLGAFAFLARTLKAGLPLGVAYGIWGATGVALTAGLSALIFAEPLTPLMGAGIAVIIAGVLCVELGSQRARARAAGAA, encoded by the coding sequence ATGCCGGGTACCTCGGGCAGATGGCTGTACCTGGCTGCAGCGATCGTCTGCGAGGTCGCGGGGTCGCTCGCGCTCAAGGGCGCGCTGTACCGGCCCGCGCTCTACGTCGTGGTGGTGATCGGCTACCTCGGGGCCTTCGCGTTCCTCGCCCGCACGCTGAAGGCCGGACTGCCGCTGGGCGTGGCCTACGGCATCTGGGGAGCCACCGGCGTCGCGCTCACCGCGGGCCTGTCCGCGCTGATCTTCGCCGAGCCACTGACCCCGCTGATGGGGGCCGGTATCGCGGTCATCATCGCCGGCGTCCTGTGCGTCGAACTCGGATCCCAGCGCGCTCGCGCCCGAGCGGCAGGGGCCGCGTGA